From the Verrucomicrobiota bacterium genome, the window ACTTACTTATGAATACGGTGGTGACGGACAAAAAACGAACGCATAATGAAGAGATAAAAGAAGCGATTCCCACGCTGGCGGGGACGATCGCGGCCACGTTGCAGGATGCTAATGCGGATCGTTTCTCCTCCGATGATGAGCAGTTCATTAAATTTCACGGTTTATACCAAGAGGATGATCGGGATAAACGGAAGACCGGCAAGCAATATATCTTCATGGTGCGCGGGCGTTTGCCCGGCGGCATCGTGGAACCACAGCAGTACCTGGTATTTGACGATCTGGCCTCGCAATACGCCAATAACACGCTACGGATCACCTCCCGGCAAGGCTTTCAATTTCATGGGGTGGTGAAGAGTGGCTTGGGCGCGTTGATCAAGCGCATTAACGAGGCGCTGATGACCACGCTGGCGGCTTGCGGCGATGTGAACCGGAATGTCATGGCTCCGGCTACTCCGTCCCGCGATGCCATTGCAGAGGCGGTATCTGCCGATGCACGACGGGTTTCGGACGCGTTGCTGCCCCTCACCAAGGCGTATCACGCCATTTGGGTGGATGGGGTGCAATTGGATTTGGCTGCGCCGGAACACAAAGAGTTTGTGGACCCGCTCTACGGGAAGACGTACCTGCCGCGCAAATTCAAGATCGCTTTTGCCATTCCGCCACTGAACGACGTGGACGTGTTTTCAAACTGCCTGGGCTTCATCGCCATTGTGGAGAATGGGAAGTTGGTGGGTTACAACCTGGCGGCGGGTGGAGGGCAGGGGACTTCGCACGGCAACAAGGAAACCTATCCGCGTCTGGCGGATGTGGTGGGCTTCGTAACGCCGGATCAGGTGGATGCTGCTGCCAAGGCGGTGTTGACGGTGCATCGTGATTTTGGGGACCGCACCAACCGCAAGCACGCGCGACTGAAATACGTGTTACAGGAAAAAGGGGTGGCGTGGTTCCGCGAGGAGTTGGAGCGGCGTTTGGGTTATAAGTTGGGGACGGCGCGCGCGTTTCAATTCACCAAACAAGGCGATGCTTTGGGCTGGCACACGCAAGCCGACGGCAAGTTATTTCTCGGGGTATTGGTTGAAACCGGTCGTATCCGCGACCGTGAGGGCTTTCGCCTTAAGACCGCGTTGCGCGAGATTGTTTCACGCTTTCAGACGCAGGTACGGTTGACGCCCGCGCACAATCTGATTCTGGCCAATATCAATTCGTCGCATCGCGAGGGGATTGACCAAGTGCTCGCTATGCATGGTATTCCGGCGGCGAACCAGGTTGCGACGGTGCGGCGCAGTTCCATGGCCTGCGTGGCGCTGCCAACCTGCGGCATGGCGCTGGCGGAAAGCGAACGCTATCTGCCCACACTGCTCACGCAATTGGAACAACTGCTGGCGGAGTTGGGGCTGGCGGAGGAAGAAATCACCATTCGCATGACCGGCTGCTCGAATGGTTGCGTGCGCCCGCACACGGCGGAGATTGCGTTGGTGGGCAAGGCTCCCAACAAGTACAACCTCATGCTGGGTGGCAATGCCAGCAATACGCGTTTGAATCGGCTGTATCGCGAATCGGTGCGGGATACCGATCTGGTCACGGAACTGCGTCCATTATTAACCCGGTTCAAACAGGAACGCCAGCTGGCGGAACGTTTTGGCGATTGGGCGGCCCGAGTACTTTGGACATCGTTGCCAACGAATTAATATGTTTTCCGCAGACGACATTCAGGTGCTTAACCAACGGTTCGATCAGGAACCGACGGAAAAGGTACTGGCGTGGGCTTGGGAGACGTATGGAACCCGGGCGGCAATTGGCACGAGTTTCCAGGGAGCCGGGCTGGTCATGCTGCACTTGGCGCGGGAACGCGGCTATAAATTCCCTGTATTCACCCTGGATACCGGGCTGTTATTTCCGGAAACCCTGGCGTTGAAGAAACGCCTCGAAGATTTTTTTGGTTTGACCATCGAGTCCTTGAAGCCCGATCTGACCGTGGAGCAGCAAGCGGCGGCGCACGGGCCGGACCTGTGGAAACGGGAACCG encodes:
- a CDS encoding NADPH-dependent assimilatory sulfite reductase hemoprotein subunit — protein: MNTVVTDKKRTHNEEIKEAIPTLAGTIAATLQDANADRFSSDDEQFIKFHGLYQEDDRDKRKTGKQYIFMVRGRLPGGIVEPQQYLVFDDLASQYANNTLRITSRQGFQFHGVVKSGLGALIKRINEALMTTLAACGDVNRNVMAPATPSRDAIAEAVSADARRVSDALLPLTKAYHAIWVDGVQLDLAAPEHKEFVDPLYGKTYLPRKFKIAFAIPPLNDVDVFSNCLGFIAIVENGKLVGYNLAAGGGQGTSHGNKETYPRLADVVGFVTPDQVDAAAKAVLTVHRDFGDRTNRKHARLKYVLQEKGVAWFREELERRLGYKLGTARAFQFTKQGDALGWHTQADGKLFLGVLVETGRIRDREGFRLKTALREIVSRFQTQVRLTPAHNLILANINSSHREGIDQVLAMHGIPAANQVATVRRSSMACVALPTCGMALAESERYLPTLLTQLEQLLAELGLAEEEITIRMTGCSNGCVRPHTAEIALVGKAPNKYNLMLGGNASNTRLNRLYRESVRDTDLVTELRPLLTRFKQERQLAERFGDWAARVLWTSLPTN